Proteins from one Rosa chinensis cultivar Old Blush chromosome 7, RchiOBHm-V2, whole genome shotgun sequence genomic window:
- the LOC112178040 gene encoding enolase-phosphatase E1, protein MGNCASEPKTDDFASPAPVLKKEEERDELVYTGLGNEDKQPSLGALLMEEEEKAAPVLSKPKETELVVEPKETKVVAEQKEEKEEEKPKTTTEKKEEIDAEQVKAPEAEIVSVLADTVTQEDKKFDEEKKLVEDINEIKKPAKESVDIKKPAEVIDDIKKPAEEIDDIKKPAEKIHDIKKPAEEINEIKKLEQ, encoded by the exons ATGGGTAATTGCGCGAGTGAACCAAAGACCGATGATTTTGCATCACCAGCACCCGTGCTCAAGAAGGAGGAAGAACGTGACGAATTAGTGTACACTGGGTTGGGTAATGAAGATAAGCAACCTTCTCTTGGGGCCTTGCTTATGGAG gaagaagaaaaggcaGCCCCAGTTCTTTCAAAGCCAAAAGAAACAGAGTTGGTAGTTGAGCCAAAAGAGACGAAGGTAGTGGCTgagcagaaagaagaaaaagaagaagaaaagcctAAAACTACGACCGAGAAGAAAGAGGAAATAGATGCCGAGCAAGTGAAAGCACCTGAAGCAGAAATAGTATCGGTACTAGCAGATACAGTTACCCAAGAAGATAAGAAATTCGATGAGGAGAAGAAACTAGTAGAAGATATCAACGAGATCAAGAAACCAGCAAAAGAAAGCGTTGATATCAAGAAACCGGCAGAAGTGATCGACGATATCAAGAAACCAGCAGAAGAGATCGACGATATTAAGAAACCAGCAGAAAAGATTCACGATATCAAGAAACCAGCAGAAGAGATAAATGAGATTAAGAAACTCGAACAGTAA